One window of the Pseudomonas knackmussii B13 genome contains the following:
- a CDS encoding GFA family protein: MRLEGSCHCGAISFSVESAHPYPYQRCYCSICRKTQGGGGYSINLGGAAASLKVRGRKHLRIYHAKMREPGKRTRTSSAERCFCGECGSALWLYSPEWPELIHPFASAIDTPLPVPPEHTHLLLDSKASWVEVEKHPRDQYFQHYPEESIADWHRRLDLER; the protein is encoded by the coding sequence ATGCGACTCGAAGGCTCCTGCCACTGCGGCGCGATCAGCTTCAGCGTCGAAAGCGCCCATCCCTACCCCTACCAGCGCTGCTATTGCTCGATCTGCCGCAAGACCCAGGGCGGCGGTGGCTACTCCATCAACCTCGGCGGCGCTGCCGCCAGCCTGAAGGTGCGCGGGCGCAAGCACCTGCGCATCTACCACGCGAAGATGCGCGAGCCCGGCAAGCGCACCCGGACCAGCAGCGCCGAACGCTGCTTCTGCGGCGAATGCGGCAGCGCGCTGTGGCTGTACAGCCCGGAATGGCCGGAGCTGATCCACCCCTTCGCATCGGCCATCGACACGCCACTGCCGGTGCCGCCGGAGCACACCCACCTGCTGCTCGACTCCAAGGCGAGCTGGGTGGAAGTGGAAAAGCACCCGCGCGACCAGTACTTCCAGCACTACCCGGAAGAGTCCATCGCCGACTGGCATCGGCGCCTGGACCTGGAGCGCTAG
- a CDS encoding DUF427 domain-containing protein: MNTPAHEHPIQIKTHSGRVDVHYDGELIASTQDALVLQEANYPPVFYIPERDTRPGYFVRSPHHTFCPFKGEASYYNLVHEGRVSENAAWTYEAPKASVAMIRGHIAFYPEQVRIHAED; the protein is encoded by the coding sequence ATGAACACCCCGGCCCATGAACACCCCATCCAGATCAAGACCCATTCCGGGCGCGTCGACGTGCACTACGACGGCGAGCTGATCGCCAGCACCCAGGACGCCCTGGTGTTGCAGGAAGCGAACTACCCGCCGGTGTTCTACATCCCCGAGCGCGATACCCGGCCCGGCTACTTCGTGCGCAGCCCGCACCACACCTTCTGCCCGTTCAAGGGCGAAGCCAGCTATTACAACCTGGTGCACGAGGGCCGGGTTTCGGAAAACGCCGCCTGGACCTATGAAGCGCCCAAGGCGTCGGTGGCGATGATTCGCGGACACATCGCCTTCTACCCCGAGCAGGTGCGCATCCACGCGGAAGACTGA
- a CDS encoding DUF3772 domain-containing protein: MPGDCKKLFRCLLLLGLFWGALCMAQPGPDKAPGELPALALDASPAQLSERLELIRQGVTEQVGDDVLARLRLATLEVQKLAGQRNDELQERNDRLADQLNVLGPPAPGETAALTQQRAELVRQKTALQAQLNEAASVQRSAADLSVQIVNLRRSLFTSQILTRSPPPFSPQFWSTLTRPTEEDLARLSALRQGLGERLATNWEQARLPLLACLIAAVLLLLPGRRLLERLVNHLVSHIVPEGRLRRSTLALAVTLVGVATIGGSAALLHQGLDWNENLDGGLGILTGQLVTVAIFSGFVSGLGRALLMVERPSWRLLPIPDDMARLLAPFPGLLAILVLLLGIQTRINSSIGASLALTVAVNGLTALLLAILLGVALLRLRRSRVELDEDEERPALARLIRFAALLVVLAIVLALISGYLSLASFIASKLLWVTAVSLTGYLLTAFFGDLCDTLLSPRQSAGKTLARALGLAHQHQAQAATLLAGVGRTLLVLLTLMVVLSPTASSPDELTAGVERLLQRGQSLGSLNIVPQDILLALVTLFGGLYVLRLLKRWLAESLLPETSMDTGMRASLVTLVGYLGFVLLGLLVLSALHINLTSLTWVVSALSVGIGFGLQAIVQNFISGLILLTERPVKVGDWVSLGTVEGDIQRINVRATEIKQSDNSTVIVPNSQLITQNVRNVTMGGALGSVGIALTLPLDTDVHKVRELLLAAYAEHPAILETPKPSVSFTQLNDQGLTLSVSGNVGSPRNVSSTRSELLFAIFGKLREQGISLATPRSLRLVAEDKRVLEDAVSPAPDADPT; this comes from the coding sequence ATGCCGGGGGACTGCAAGAAGCTGTTTCGCTGCCTATTGCTGCTGGGCCTGTTCTGGGGCGCGCTATGCATGGCGCAGCCGGGACCGGACAAGGCGCCGGGCGAGCTGCCCGCACTGGCCCTGGACGCCAGTCCGGCGCAGCTGAGCGAACGCCTGGAGCTGATACGCCAGGGGGTGACCGAGCAGGTCGGCGACGACGTCCTGGCGCGCCTGCGCCTGGCGACCCTGGAGGTGCAGAAACTCGCCGGCCAGCGCAACGACGAACTGCAGGAACGCAACGATCGCCTGGCCGACCAGCTCAACGTGCTCGGTCCGCCCGCGCCCGGCGAGACCGCCGCACTGACGCAGCAGCGTGCCGAGCTGGTCCGGCAGAAGACCGCGCTGCAGGCCCAGCTCAACGAAGCCGCGAGCGTCCAGCGCTCGGCCGCCGACCTCTCGGTGCAGATCGTCAACCTGCGCCGCAGCCTGTTCACCTCGCAGATCCTCACCCGTTCGCCGCCGCCCTTCAGCCCGCAGTTCTGGTCGACGCTGACCCGCCCGACGGAGGAGGACCTGGCGCGCTTGAGCGCCTTGCGCCAGGGGCTCGGCGAGCGGCTGGCGACGAACTGGGAGCAAGCGCGCTTGCCGCTGCTGGCCTGCCTGATCGCCGCCGTCCTGCTCCTGCTGCCAGGCCGGCGCCTGCTGGAGCGCCTGGTCAACCACCTGGTGAGCCACATAGTCCCCGAGGGCCGCCTGCGCCGCAGCACCCTGGCGTTGGCGGTCACCCTGGTCGGCGTGGCGACCATCGGCGGCAGTGCGGCGCTGCTGCACCAGGGGCTGGACTGGAACGAGAATCTCGACGGCGGCCTGGGCATCCTGACCGGGCAGTTGGTCACGGTGGCGATCTTCAGCGGCTTCGTCAGCGGCCTGGGGCGCGCCCTGCTGATGGTCGAACGGCCGTCCTGGCGCCTGCTGCCGATCCCCGACGACATGGCCAGGCTCCTGGCGCCCTTCCCCGGCCTGCTCGCCATCCTGGTCCTGCTGCTGGGCATCCAGACACGTATCAACAGCAGCATCGGCGCCAGCCTTGCGCTGACCGTGGCGGTCAACGGCCTGACCGCCCTGCTGCTCGCCATCCTCCTCGGCGTCGCGCTGCTGCGCCTGCGCCGCAGCCGCGTCGAACTCGACGAAGACGAGGAGCGTCCGGCCCTGGCCCGGCTGATCCGTTTCGCCGCCCTGCTGGTGGTGCTGGCCATCGTGCTCGCCCTGATCAGCGGCTACCTGTCCCTGGCCTCCTTCATCGCCAGCAAGCTGCTCTGGGTCACCGCGGTATCGCTCACCGGATACCTGCTCACCGCCTTCTTCGGCGACCTCTGCGACACCCTGCTGTCGCCCCGCCAGAGCGCCGGCAAGACGCTCGCCCGCGCCCTTGGCCTGGCGCACCAGCACCAGGCCCAGGCGGCCACCCTGCTGGCTGGCGTGGGCCGCACGCTGCTGGTGCTGCTCACCCTGATGGTGGTGCTCTCGCCCACCGCCAGCAGCCCCGACGAATTGACGGCCGGCGTCGAGCGCCTGCTGCAGCGCGGCCAGTCCCTGGGCAGCCTGAACATAGTCCCGCAGGACATCCTCCTGGCCCTTGTCACGCTGTTCGGCGGCCTCTACGTCCTGCGCCTGCTCAAGCGCTGGCTGGCGGAGAGCCTGCTGCCGGAAACCAGCATGGACACCGGCATGCGCGCCTCGCTGGTGACCCTGGTCGGCTACCTTGGCTTCGTCCTGCTCGGCCTGCTGGTGCTCTCGGCGCTGCACATCAACCTGACCAGCCTGACCTGGGTGGTCAGCGCCCTCTCGGTGGGGATCGGCTTCGGCCTGCAAGCCATCGTGCAGAACTTCATCAGCGGCCTGATCCTGCTCACCGAACGCCCGGTGAAGGTCGGCGACTGGGTCAGCCTGGGCACGGTGGAAGGCGACATCCAGCGCATCAACGTGCGCGCCACCGAGATCAAGCAAAGCGACAACTCCACGGTGATAGTGCCCAACTCCCAGCTGATCACGCAGAACGTGCGCAACGTGACCATGGGTGGCGCGCTGGGCAGCGTCGGCATCGCCCTGACCCTGCCGCTGGACACCGACGTGCACAAGGTCCGCGAGCTGCTGCTGGCCGCCTACGCCGAACACCCGGCGATCCTGGAAACGCCGAAGCCGTCGGTGAGCTTCACCCAGCTCAACGACCAGGGCCTGACCCTCTCGGTCAGCGGCAACGTCGGCAGCCCCCGCAATGTCTCCAGCACGCGCAGCGAGCTGCTGTTCGCCATCTTCGGCAAGCTGCGCGAGCAAGGCATCAGCCTGGCGACGCCGAGGAGCCTGAGGTTGGTGGCGGAGGACAAGCGGGTGTTGGAAGACGCAGTCAGCCCAGCGCCGGACGCGGATCCAACGTAG
- a CDS encoding extracellular solute-binding protein → MLKHNKKNKTILSGLLGAALLTAAGIACAEPVVRIYNWFDYIGPDTLKGFQKDTGITPKYDVYDSNEVLEAKLLSGHSGYDLVVPSDSFLPNYLKAGVFQKLDKSKLPNWKNLNPALLKVLEAKDPGNQYAMPYMWGTNGIAYNVDKVKAILGENAPVDSWDLVFKPENLSKLKQCGVAFLDSPTEVIPEVLGYLGLSPNSKNPDDYVKAEQLLTSLRPYVTYFSSSKFVTDLANGDVCVAIAWSGGAMQAASRAKEAKNGIKIEYRIPKEGTAAWFDVLAIPKDAQNVEQAHAYLNYLLRPEVVAPISDYVSYANPNQAADKLISADLRNNPNVYPPAEVQAKLYSVEMLPPKLERIRTRTWSKVKTGQ, encoded by the coding sequence ATGCTTAAGCACAACAAGAAGAACAAGACGATCCTCAGCGGCCTGCTCGGCGCCGCACTGCTGACGGCTGCGGGCATCGCCTGCGCCGAACCGGTGGTGCGCATCTACAACTGGTTCGACTACATCGGCCCCGACACCCTCAAGGGCTTCCAGAAGGACACCGGTATCACGCCCAAGTACGACGTCTACGACAGCAACGAGGTCCTCGAGGCCAAGCTGCTCTCCGGGCATTCGGGCTATGACCTGGTGGTGCCCAGCGACAGCTTCCTGCCGAATTACCTCAAGGCGGGCGTGTTCCAGAAGCTCGACAAGAGCAAGCTGCCGAACTGGAAGAACCTCAACCCGGCGCTGCTCAAGGTGCTGGAGGCGAAGGACCCGGGCAACCAGTACGCCATGCCGTACATGTGGGGCACCAACGGCATCGCCTACAACGTCGACAAGGTGAAGGCGATCCTCGGCGAGAACGCGCCGGTGGACTCCTGGGACCTGGTGTTCAAGCCGGAAAACCTCTCCAAGCTCAAGCAGTGCGGCGTGGCCTTCCTCGACTCGCCGACCGAAGTGATCCCGGAAGTGCTCGGCTACCTCGGCCTGTCGCCGAACAGCAAGAACCCGGACGACTACGTCAAGGCCGAGCAGCTGCTCACCAGCCTGCGCCCGTACGTCACCTACTTCAGCTCCTCGAAGTTCGTCACCGACCTCGCCAACGGCGATGTCTGCGTGGCCATCGCCTGGTCCGGCGGCGCCATGCAGGCGGCCAGCCGCGCCAAGGAAGCGAAGAACGGGATCAAGATCGAATACCGCATTCCCAAGGAAGGCACCGCGGCCTGGTTCGACGTGCTGGCCATTCCCAAGGACGCGCAGAACGTCGAGCAGGCGCATGCCTACCTCAACTACCTGCTGCGCCCGGAAGTGGTGGCGCCGATCTCCGACTACGTGTCCTACGCCAACCCCAACCAGGCGGCGGACAAGCTGATCTCGGCGGACCTGCGCAACAACCCCAACGTCTACCCGCCGGCCGAGGTGCAGGCCAAGCTGTATTCGGTGGAGATGCTGCCGCCCAAGCTGGAACGCATCCGCACCCGCACCTGGAGCAAGGTCAAGACCGGCCAGTGA
- a CDS encoding DEAD/DEAH box helicase has translation MLSAVRRYKLLLSESLARYFPRTSAYLREQEEAARAQATPPKKTRAKAKPKDAAAAKPRAPRSKAKPAEPEPAREAEVPANPGIYAARALPVQQGQIDAMRERVRQAVSAGVISPPSDEQWAMILCRQPLARIFAGAGSGKSTTLVLRLVFMLCHLGIDADKVTVISFTNASCAQLREQLVRVLAFWNYPFDMARARQCVRTFHSAMGVQAREMLGRLRWFEQLEEKNPGEPDNPLTGGRLRPAQQRLLLEAYEECYAVNGAFRAKVHRLLGLEKPEEVPGPAPLQPFRLPGEFVEAPLVEVFHTQAGFMESLGLRPQDLKVAELDCSTREKIFLEALAIYWSFFLTLLRRQGLTTFNAAFQQLTRRLNEAKALEEAATPMTHLLIDEFQDISPQIVLWLQAQHRHLARHAQAPSLMAIGDDWQSIYGWRGSSPELFMDFDKHFPSKGRNRQSTVLLLETNYRSIEPVIRDGEAVLAEVNFKQAKTCRAFKAIQPGDHGVRVEARFDLARDLPKLVAEVRAQCEHVAERGSRESTAVLLLSRRNEPLQQIQAQLGSDLPVKAMSIHRAKGLQAEVAIIIDDGAPPERHPLRNVLYAHCGFFRNSYDQAMQDESLRLAYVAITRGVSRVIWYTRKVQGATALLARRG, from the coding sequence ATGCTGTCTGCCGTACGGCGCTACAAACTGCTGTTGTCCGAATCCCTGGCGCGCTATTTCCCGCGCACCAGCGCCTATCTGCGCGAGCAGGAAGAAGCCGCCCGCGCGCAGGCCACGCCGCCGAAGAAGACCCGCGCCAAGGCCAAACCGAAGGATGCAGCCGCCGCCAAACCGCGTGCGCCGCGCAGCAAGGCCAAGCCCGCCGAGCCCGAGCCTGCGCGGGAAGCAGAAGTGCCGGCTAACCCAGGCATCTACGCCGCGCGTGCCTTGCCCGTGCAGCAGGGGCAGATCGATGCGATGCGCGAGCGCGTGCGCCAGGCAGTGAGCGCCGGGGTGATCAGCCCGCCGTCCGACGAGCAGTGGGCGATGATCCTCTGCCGCCAGCCGCTGGCGCGGATCTTTGCTGGCGCCGGCTCCGGCAAGTCGACCACCCTGGTGCTGCGCCTGGTTTTCATGCTCTGCCACCTGGGCATCGATGCCGACAAGGTCACGGTGATCTCCTTCACCAACGCCTCCTGCGCGCAGCTGCGCGAACAGCTGGTGCGCGTCCTGGCGTTCTGGAACTACCCCTTCGACATGGCCCGCGCGCGCCAGTGCGTGCGCACCTTCCACTCGGCCATGGGCGTGCAGGCGCGCGAGATGCTCGGCCGCCTGCGCTGGTTCGAGCAGCTGGAAGAGAAGAACCCCGGCGAGCCGGACAACCCGCTCACCGGCGGCCGCCTTCGCCCGGCACAGCAACGCCTACTGCTGGAAGCCTACGAGGAGTGCTACGCGGTCAACGGCGCCTTCCGCGCCAAGGTGCATCGCCTGCTCGGCCTTGAAAAACCGGAAGAGGTGCCGGGCCCGGCGCCGCTGCAGCCGTTCCGCCTGCCCGGCGAATTCGTCGAGGCGCCGCTGGTGGAGGTGTTCCACACCCAGGCCGGCTTCATGGAAAGCCTCGGCCTGCGCCCGCAGGACCTCAAGGTCGCCGAACTGGACTGCTCGACGCGGGAGAAGATCTTCCTCGAAGCCCTGGCGATCTACTGGAGCTTCTTCCTCACCCTGCTGCGCCGCCAGGGCCTGACCACCTTCAACGCCGCCTTCCAGCAGCTCACCCGCCGCCTCAACGAGGCCAAGGCGCTGGAAGAGGCGGCCACGCCCATGACCCACCTGCTGATCGACGAATTCCAGGACATCTCGCCGCAGATCGTCCTCTGGCTGCAGGCCCAGCACCGCCACCTGGCACGCCACGCCCAGGCGCCGAGCCTGATGGCCATCGGCGACGACTGGCAGTCGATCTACGGCTGGCGCGGCAGTTCGCCGGAGCTGTTCATGGACTTCGACAAGCACTTCCCGAGCAAGGGCCGCAACCGCCAGAGCACGGTGCTGCTGCTGGAAACCAACTACCGCAGCATCGAACCGGTGATCCGCGACGGCGAGGCGGTGCTGGCCGAGGTGAACTTCAAGCAGGCCAAGACCTGCCGCGCCTTCAAGGCCATCCAGCCGGGCGACCACGGCGTGCGGGTGGAAGCGCGCTTCGACCTCGCCCGCGACCTGCCGAAGCTGGTGGCGGAAGTCCGCGCGCAATGCGAACACGTCGCCGAGCGGGGCAGCCGCGAAAGCACGGCGGTGCTGCTGCTGAGCCGGCGCAACGAACCGCTGCAGCAGATCCAGGCCCAGCTCGGCTCCGACCTGCCGGTAAAGGCCATGAGCATCCACCGCGCGAAGGGCCTGCAAGCGGAAGTGGCAATCATCATCGACGACGGCGCCCCTCCCGAACGCCACCCGCTGCGCAACGTGCTGTACGCGCACTGCGGCTTCTTCCGCAACAGCTACGACCAGGCGATGCAGGACGAAAGCCTGCGCCTGGCCTACGTGGCCATCACCCGTGGGGTGAGCCGGGTGATCTGGTACACGCGCAAGGTGCAGGGCGCGACGGCGCTTTTGGCGCGGCGGGGGTAG
- the egtB gene encoding ergothioneine biosynthesis protein EgtB encodes MLRKATPLAERYRQVREASELLLAPLGAEDAQVQSMPDASPAKWHVGHVTWFFETFLLQPNLAGYEPFDASFAYLFNSYYEALGPRQPRPQRGVLTRPPLQRVLDYRHHVDRHMQQLLAEAPDDSLRDLVLLGLAHEEQHQELLLMDILHLFSCSPLAPAYGEGFAPSRCGPPRFHVIRGGLLGIGHAGEGFAFDNEEPAHRCFLAPFQIAESLVSNREWLAFIDDGGYQRAELWLSDGWAKVREEGWEAPLYWRRQADGWHEFGLQGLQPLDLDAPVLHVSYYEASAYAEWAGARLPTEAEWEVAAFDGRLRQLYDAAWQWTQSAYAPYPGFRPKAGAVGEYNGKFMVSQMVLRGGACITPPGHSRPSYRNFFYPDKRWMFAGVRLARDLAGQADLEPQAREMLEDLEAGFSLTPKQLSPKYFYDATGSELFEAICRTREYYPTRSETALLARIAPSIAAHVAADTTLVEFGSGASEKTCLLLDAAPQLRRYVPIDISPAALDKAAARLQRDYPTLEIEPLHADFTRLEALPESLRDGVRLGFFPGSTIGNFDPDEALGFLHAAHGLLGANSTFVIGVDLRKDVDVLEAAYNDAGGVTARFNLNLLQRINRELQADFQLDQFEHLAFWNAELGRIEMHLVSRCEQVVRITGVDYRFAAGERLHTENSYKYALDDFAELAERAGWLVREHWVSAEPQFAVFRLQA; translated from the coding sequence ATGCTTCGCAAGGCCACCCCGCTCGCCGAACGCTACCGCCAGGTGCGCGAGGCCAGCGAACTGTTGCTCGCCCCGCTAGGCGCCGAGGACGCCCAGGTGCAGTCGATGCCCGACGCCAGCCCGGCCAAGTGGCATGTCGGGCACGTCACCTGGTTCTTCGAGACCTTCCTGCTGCAGCCGAATCTGGCCGGCTACGAGCCCTTCGACGCGAGCTTCGCTTACCTCTTCAATTCCTATTACGAGGCGCTCGGCCCACGCCAGCCCAGGCCCCAGCGCGGGGTGCTGACGCGCCCGCCGCTGCAGCGCGTGCTCGACTACCGGCATCACGTCGACCGCCACATGCAGCAACTGCTCGCCGAGGCGCCCGATGACAGCCTGCGAGACCTGGTGCTGCTCGGCCTGGCCCATGAAGAGCAGCACCAGGAGCTGCTGTTGATGGACATCCTCCATCTGTTCAGCTGCTCGCCGCTGGCGCCGGCCTATGGCGAAGGGTTCGCGCCCTCGCGCTGCGGTCCGCCGCGTTTCCATGTGATCCGGGGCGGGCTGCTGGGTATCGGCCATGCCGGCGAGGGCTTCGCCTTCGACAACGAGGAGCCTGCGCACCGCTGCTTCCTCGCGCCCTTCCAGATCGCCGAGTCGCTGGTGAGCAACCGCGAGTGGCTGGCCTTCATCGACGATGGTGGCTACCAGCGTGCCGAGCTGTGGCTGTCCGATGGCTGGGCGAAGGTGCGCGAGGAGGGCTGGGAGGCGCCGCTGTACTGGCGGCGGCAGGCGGACGGCTGGCACGAGTTCGGCCTGCAGGGCTTGCAGCCGCTGGACCTCGACGCGCCCGTGCTGCACGTCAGCTACTACGAGGCTTCGGCCTACGCGGAATGGGCCGGCGCACGCCTGCCGACCGAGGCAGAGTGGGAGGTCGCCGCGTTCGACGGGCGCCTGCGCCAGCTCTACGACGCCGCCTGGCAATGGACGCAGAGCGCCTATGCGCCTTACCCCGGCTTCCGCCCGAAGGCCGGTGCGGTGGGCGAGTACAACGGCAAGTTCATGGTCAGCCAGATGGTCCTGCGCGGCGGCGCCTGCATCACGCCGCCGGGGCATTCGCGGCCGAGCTATCGCAACTTCTTCTACCCGGACAAGCGCTGGATGTTCGCCGGCGTGCGCCTGGCGCGCGACCTGGCCGGACAGGCCGACCTCGAACCCCAGGCCCGCGAGATGCTGGAAGACCTGGAGGCGGGCTTTTCGCTGACACCCAAGCAGCTGTCGCCCAAGTACTTCTACGACGCGACGGGTTCCGAGCTGTTCGAGGCCATCTGCCGTACCCGCGAGTACTACCCCACGCGCAGCGAAACCGCCCTGCTGGCGCGGATCGCTCCGAGTATCGCCGCACACGTCGCCGCCGATACCACCCTGGTGGAATTCGGCAGCGGTGCCAGCGAGAAGACCTGCCTGTTGCTCGACGCCGCACCGCAGCTGCGCCGTTATGTGCCCATCGACATCAGCCCGGCTGCACTGGACAAGGCCGCTGCGCGCCTGCAGCGCGATTACCCGACGCTGGAGATCGAACCGCTGCACGCTGACTTCACCCGCCTGGAGGCCCTGCCCGAGAGCCTGCGCGACGGGGTCCGGCTGGGCTTCTTCCCGGGCTCCACCATCGGCAATTTCGATCCCGACGAAGCCCTGGGCTTTCTGCATGCGGCCCACGGACTGCTGGGCGCGAACAGCACCTTCGTGATCGGCGTCGACCTGCGCAAGGACGTGGATGTTCTGGAGGCCGCCTACAACGACGCCGGCGGCGTCACCGCGCGCTTCAACCTCAACCTGCTGCAACGCATCAACCGCGAGCTGCAGGCGGACTTCCAGCTCGACCAGTTCGAGCACCTGGCCTTTTGGAACGCCGAACTCGGCCGCATCGAGATGCACCTGGTCAGCCGCTGCGAGCAGGTCGTGCGCATCACCGGCGTCGACTACCGCTTCGCCGCCGGCGAGCGCCTGCACACCGAGAACTCCTACAAGTACGCCCTCGACGACTTCGCCGAGCTTGCCGAACGCGCCGGCTGGCTGGTGCGCGAGCACTGGGTCAGCGCCGAGCCGCAGTTCGCGGTGTTCCGCTTGCAGGCCTAG
- a CDS encoding histone deacetylase family protein: protein MLTVYSDDHRLHFGQSELVDGKLQPCFEMPSRADTVLARVKSQNLGEVIAPKDFGFDPIHRIHDPKYIAFLKGAWARWAAEGHTGDLVSTTFPARRLRQNGPIPTALMGELGHYSFDTEAPITAGTWQAVYSSAQVALTAQDHMRQGARTAFGLCRPPGHHAGSDFMGGYCFINNASVVAQAFLDQGAKRVAILDVDYHHGNGTQELFYKRGDVLFASIHGDPLVEYPYFLGHADERGEGAGEGFNHNYPLAHGTGWDGWSAALEDACRKIAAYAPDAVVVSLGVDTYKEDPISEFKLDSPDYLRMGERIAALGLPTLFIMEGGYAVEAIGVNAVNVLQGYEGAAR, encoded by the coding sequence ATGTTGACCGTCTACAGCGACGATCACCGTCTGCATTTCGGCCAGTCCGAACTGGTCGATGGCAAACTCCAGCCCTGCTTCGAAATGCCCAGCCGCGCGGACACCGTGCTGGCGCGGGTGAAATCGCAGAACCTGGGCGAGGTCATCGCGCCGAAGGACTTCGGCTTCGATCCGATCCACCGCATCCACGACCCGAAATACATCGCCTTCCTGAAAGGCGCCTGGGCCCGCTGGGCGGCTGAAGGCCACACCGGCGACCTGGTTTCCACCACCTTCCCGGCTCGCCGCCTGCGCCAGAACGGCCCCATCCCCACCGCGCTGATGGGCGAACTGGGTCACTACAGCTTCGACACCGAGGCGCCGATCACCGCCGGCACCTGGCAAGCCGTCTATAGCTCGGCGCAGGTCGCGCTGACCGCCCAGGACCACATGCGCCAGGGCGCGCGCACCGCCTTCGGCCTCTGCCGTCCGCCGGGACACCACGCCGGCAGCGACTTCATGGGCGGCTACTGCTTCATCAACAACGCCTCCGTCGTCGCCCAGGCCTTCCTCGACCAGGGCGCCAAGCGCGTGGCCATCCTCGACGTCGACTACCACCACGGCAACGGCACCCAGGAGCTGTTCTACAAGCGTGGCGACGTGCTCTTCGCCTCCATCCACGGCGACCCGCTGGTGGAATACCCGTACTTCCTCGGCCATGCCGACGAGCGCGGCGAAGGTGCTGGCGAAGGCTTCAACCACAACTACCCGCTGGCCCACGGCACCGGCTGGGACGGCTGGTCCGCCGCCCTGGAAGACGCCTGCCGCAAGATCGCCGCCTACGCGCCGGACGCGGTGGTGGTGTCCCTGGGCGTCGACACCTACAAGGAAGACCCGATCTCCGAGTTCAAGCTGGACTCCCCGGACTACCTGCGCATGGGCGAACGCATCGCCGCCCTCGGCCTGCCGACCCTGTTCATCATGGAAGGCGGCTATGCGGTGGAAGCCATCGGCGTCAACGCCGTGAACGTGCTGCAAGGTTACGAAGGCGCCGCCCGCTAA
- the fabF gene encoding beta-ketoacyl-ACP synthase II, with the protein MTAQRIVVTGTGVVSPLGCGTEKVWQRLLQGRSGIDRLADEFVRDLPCAVGGQVPDIADDAEAGFDAERAAPAKEQKKMHRFILFALAAAEEALVQAGWAPQDEREKTRTATVIASGIGGFSAIADAVRITDERGPRRLSPFTIPSFLVNLAAGHVSIRHGFKGPIGAPVTACAASVQAIGDAARMIRAGEADIALCGGAEASIDRVALGGFAAARALSSGFNDRPQEASRPFDRKRDGFVMGEGAGMLVIESLEHALARGAQPLAELVGYGTSADAYHLTAGPEDGNGARRAMQQAIAQAGIDPALIGHLNAHATSTPVGDKGELAAIRSVFGDKGTVAVSATKSATGHLLGAAGGLEAIFTLLALRDQLAPATLNLHEPDETAVGIDLVRGAPRALDTDYALSNGFGFGGVNASVLFRRWTGA; encoded by the coding sequence ATGACGGCGCAACGCATAGTGGTAACAGGGACCGGGGTGGTCAGCCCCCTCGGATGTGGCACCGAGAAGGTGTGGCAGCGCCTGCTGCAAGGGCGCTCGGGGATCGACCGGCTGGCCGACGAATTCGTTCGCGACCTGCCCTGCGCGGTCGGCGGCCAGGTGCCGGACATCGCCGACGACGCCGAGGCCGGCTTCGATGCCGAGCGCGCGGCACCGGCCAAGGAACAGAAGAAGATGCACCGCTTCATCCTCTTCGCCCTGGCTGCCGCCGAAGAGGCGCTGGTCCAGGCCGGCTGGGCGCCGCAGGACGAGCGCGAGAAGACCCGCACGGCCACGGTGATCGCTTCGGGCATCGGCGGCTTCAGCGCCATTGCCGATGCCGTGCGCATCACTGACGAGCGCGGCCCGCGGCGCCTGTCGCCGTTCACCATCCCGTCGTTCCTGGTCAACCTGGCGGCGGGGCACGTATCCATCCGCCATGGCTTCAAGGGCCCGATCGGCGCGCCGGTGACGGCCTGCGCTGCGAGCGTCCAGGCGATTGGCGACGCGGCGCGGATGATCCGTGCCGGCGAGGCGGACATCGCCCTGTGCGGCGGCGCCGAAGCCTCCATCGACCGCGTCGCGCTGGGCGGTTTCGCGGCGGCACGCGCGCTGTCCAGCGGCTTCAACGACAGGCCGCAGGAAGCCTCGCGGCCGTTCGACCGCAAGCGCGACGGCTTCGTCATGGGCGAGGGCGCAGGGATGCTGGTGATCGAATCGCTGGAACACGCCTTGGCGCGTGGCGCGCAGCCGTTGGCCGAACTGGTCGGCTACGGCACCAGCGCCGACGCCTATCACCTGACCGCCGGCCCCGAGGACGGCAACGGCGCGCGGCGGGCCATGCAACAGGCCATCGCCCAGGCGGGTATCGACCCGGCGCTGATCGGCCACCTGAACGCCCACGCCACCTCCACGCCGGTCGGCGACAAGGGCGAGCTGGCGGCAATCCGCTCGGTGTTCGGCGACAAGGGCACGGTGGCCGTGAGTGCGACCAAGTCGGCCACCGGCCACTTGCTGGGCGCCGCCGGCGGGCTGGAAGCGATCTTCACCCTGCTGGCCCTGCGCGACCAACTGGCGCCGGCGACCCTGAACCTGCACGAGCCGGACGAAACCGCAGTCGGCATCGACCTGGTACGCGGTGCGCCGCGCGCGCTGGATACCGACTACGCGCTGTCCAACGGCTTCGGCTTCGGCGGCGTCAACGCCAGCGTGCTGTTCCGCCGCTGGACCGGCGCCTGA